The proteins below come from a single Fusobacterium nucleatum genomic window:
- a CDS encoding CDP-alcohol phosphatidyltransferase family protein encodes MDISIYKLKTKFQNLLMPICEKLVRLKITPNQITLTTVLLNIIFAGVIYKFNNYNFLYLTIPVFLFLRMALNALDGMIANKFNQKTKIGVFYNEAGDVISDTVFFYIFLRVIGINEIYNLLFIFLSALSEYIGVVAVMVDNKRHYEGPMGKSDRAFLISLLAIIYFFIGNQYFDYILILAIILLIFTIYNRIKSSLKGE; translated from the coding sequence ATGGATATTTCTATATATAAATTAAAAACAAAATTTCAAAACTTGCTTATGCCTATTTGTGAAAAATTGGTAAGGTTAAAGATTACTCCTAATCAAATTACATTAACAACTGTTTTATTGAATATAATTTTTGCTGGGGTAATCTATAAATTTAATAACTATAATTTTTTATATTTGACAATACCTGTATTTCTATTTTTAAGAATGGCATTAAATGCCTTAGATGGTATGATAGCCAATAAATTTAATCAAAAAACAAAAATAGGAGTTTTCTACAATGAAGCTGGAGATGTTATTTCAGATACTGTTTTCTTTTATATATTTTTAAGAGTTATTGGAATAAATGAAATATATAATCTACTCTTTATATTCTTATCGGCTTTATCAGAATATATAGGAGTGGTTGCAGTAATGGTTGATAATAAAAGACATTATGAAGGACCTATGGGAAAAAGTGATAGAGCTTTTTTAATAAGTTTACTTGCTATTATTTATTTTTTTATAGGAAATCAATATTTTGATTATATTTTAATTTTGGCTATAATTTTATTGATTTTTACAATATATAACAGAATAAAATCTTCTTTAAAAGGTGAATAA
- a CDS encoding bifunctional alpha/beta hydrolase/class I SAM-dependent methyltransferase: MENLFFDTFDGNKIFYRVWNFEKNKKTLIIIHRGHEHSARLNNLAQDKKFLKYNIFAYDLRGHGYTEVKSSPNSMDYVRDLNSFVKHIKSEYQIKEEDIFIIANSIGGVILSAYVHDFAPNIAGIALLAPAFEIKLYIPFAKQLITLLTKINKNAKVMSYVKAKVLTHDVEEQNKYNSDKLINKEINARLLIDLANMGKRLVEDSMAIELPTIVFSAKKDYVVKNSAQKKFFLNLSSKKREFIELENFYHGIIFEKERQKVYKMLDDFIQDVFKNQNTTLDISPREFSRKEYERIGLEEYPLSEKIFYSIQKFSMKTFGFLSKGMSLGLKYGFDSGISLDYIYKNQADGKLLLGKFIDRFYLNQIGWTGVRERKKNLLFLIEEKINSLGEDNVKILDVAGGTGNYLFDIKEKYPKIKILINEFKKSNIEVGEEVIKKNNWENISFINYDCFDKETYKKINYTPNIVIISGVFELFEDNKILENTISGVAEILDKNGAVIYTGQPWHPQLKQIALVLNSHKGHGKSWLMRRRSEKELDSLFENYNLKKEKMLIDNNGIFTVSLAELR, from the coding sequence ATGGAAAATTTATTTTTTGATACTTTTGATGGAAATAAAATTTTTTATAGAGTATGGAATTTTGAAAAAAATAAGAAAACTTTAATTATTATTCATAGAGGACATGAACATTCGGCAAGATTAAATAATTTAGCACAAGATAAAAAATTTTTAAAATATAATATTTTTGCTTATGATTTAAGAGGACATGGCTATACAGAAGTTAAATCTTCTCCTAATTCTATGGATTATGTTAGAGATTTAAATTCTTTTGTAAAACATATAAAAAGTGAATATCAAATAAAAGAAGAAGATATTTTTATTATTGCAAATAGTATAGGTGGAGTGATACTTTCTGCCTATGTTCATGATTTTGCACCAAATATAGCAGGTATTGCACTACTTGCACCTGCTTTTGAAATAAAACTTTATATTCCTTTTGCAAAACAACTTATAACATTACTTACTAAAATTAATAAAAATGCTAAGGTTATGAGTTATGTAAAAGCAAAAGTTTTAACTCATGATGTTGAAGAACAAAATAAATATAATTCTGATAAACTTATAAATAAAGAAATTAATGCTAGATTATTAATTGATTTAGCTAATATGGGAAAAAGATTGGTTGAAGATTCTATGGCAATAGAATTACCTACAATAGTATTTTCTGCTAAAAAAGATTATGTTGTAAAAAATTCTGCCCAAAAGAAATTCTTTTTGAATTTATCCTCTAAAAAAAGAGAATTTATAGAACTTGAAAATTTTTATCATGGAATAATTTTTGAAAAAGAAAGACAAAAAGTATATAAAATGTTGGATGATTTTATACAAGATGTTTTTAAAAATCAAAATACTACACTTGATATTTCTCCTAGAGAATTTTCAAGAAAGGAGTATGAGAGGATAGGCTTAGAAGAATATCCTCTAAGTGAAAAAATATTTTATTCTATACAAAAATTCTCAATGAAAACTTTTGGCTTTTTAAGTAAAGGTATGAGTTTAGGATTAAAATATGGTTTTGACTCTGGGATTTCTCTTGATTATATTTATAAAAATCAAGCTGATGGAAAATTATTATTAGGAAAATTTATAGATAGATTTTATCTAAATCAAATTGGCTGGACAGGTGTTAGAGAAAGGAAAAAGAATTTACTATTTTTAATAGAGGAAAAAATAAATAGTTTAGGTGAAGATAATGTTAAAATCTTAGATGTAGCAGGAGGAACAGGAAATTATTTATTTGATATAAAAGAAAAATATCCTAAGATTAAGATTTTAATAAATGAATTTAAAAAGTCAAATATTGAAGTTGGAGAGGAAGTTATTAAGAAAAATAATTGGGAAAATATATCTTTTATAAACTATGATTGTTTTGATAAAGAAACTTATAAAAAAATAAATTATACTCCTAATATAGTTATAATTTCAGGAGTTTTTGAACTTTTTGAAGATAATAAAATACTTGAAAATACTATATCAGGAGTGGCAGAAATCTTAGATAAAAATGGTGCTGTTATTTACACAGGACAACCTTGGCACCCTCAATTAAAACAAATAGCTTTAGTTCTTAATAGCCATAAAGGACATGGTAAATCTTGGCTTATGAGAAGAAGAAGTGAAAAAGAGTTAGATAGCTTATTTGAAAATTATAATTTAAAGAAAGAAAAAATGTTGATTGATAACAATGGAATTTTTACAGTTTCATTAGCAGAATTGAGGTAG
- a CDS encoding cupin domain-containing protein: protein MVKIEVAKAICFNQLINSKETEVVSMRILNQSNSYISLFSLAKNEEITAEAMLGNRYYYCFNGSGEVSIENNKKHISNGDFLEVLAHNNYSIKSSDTLKLIEIGEKIGDEAMENQTLKMLESASAFNLADCVEYKEGQIVSKNLVAKSNLVITIMSFWKGETLDPHKAPGDALVTVLDGEGKYIVNGKPFIVKKGESAVLPANIPHAVEAVENFKMMLTLVK from the coding sequence ATGGTAAAAATAGAAGTTGCAAAAGCTATTTGTTTTAACCAACTTATAAATTCAAAAGAAACAGAAGTTGTAAGTATGAGAATTTTAAATCAATCTAATAGTTATATTTCTTTATTTTCATTAGCTAAAAATGAAGAAATTACAGCTGAAGCTATGTTAGGAAATAGATATTATTATTGTTTTAATGGTAGTGGAGAAGTATCTATTGAAAATAATAAAAAACATATTTCAAATGGTGATTTTTTAGAAGTTTTAGCTCATAATAATTATTCTATAAAATCATCAGATACTTTAAAACTTATTGAAATTGGAGAAAAAATAGGAGATGAAGCTATGGAAAACCAAACTTTAAAAATGTTAGAATCTGCTAGTGCTTTTAATCTTGCAGACTGTGTAGAATATAAAGAAGGACAAATTGTCAGCAAAAACTTAGTTGCAAAATCTAATTTAGTTATAACTATTATGTCATTTTGGAAAGGTGAAACATTAGACCCACATAAAGCTCCTGGTGATGCACTTGTTACTGTCCTTGATGGAGAAGGTAAATACATTGTTAATGGAAAACCTTTTATAGTAAAAAAAGGAGAAAGTGCTGTTTTACCTGCTAATATTCCTCATGCTGTTGAAGCAGTAGAAAATTTTAAAATGATGTTAACACTTGTAAAATAA
- a CDS encoding single-stranded DNA-binding protein — MNLVVLNGRLTRDPELKFGQSGKAYSRFSIAVDRPFQSSADKNSQTADFINCVAFGKTAEFIGEYFRKGRKILLNGRLQMSQYESEGKKITTYVVIADSVEFGEAKATTGATDTSSYGQNTSKSTNNVMEASTFDDTSSDDMGTSAEIDDEFPF, encoded by the coding sequence ATGAATTTAGTTGTTTTAAATGGAAGACTTACAAGAGACCCTGAATTAAAATTTGGACAAAGTGGAAAGGCATATTCAAGATTTTCAATAGCAGTTGATAGACCTTTTCAATCCAGTGCTGATAAAAATTCTCAAACAGCTGACTTTATAAATTGTGTTGCTTTTGGAAAAACAGCTGAGTTTATTGGGGAATATTTTAGAAAAGGAAGAAAAATTTTACTTAATGGAAGATTACAAATGAGCCAATATGAATCAGAAGGAAAAAAAATAACTACCTATGTTGTTATAGCTGATTCAGTAGAATTTGGAGAAGCTAAGGCAACTACTGGTGCAACAGATACTTCATCTTATGGGCAAAATACAAGTAAATCAACAAATAATGTGATGGAAGCATCTACTTTTGATGATACATCTTCTGATGATATGGGAACATCAGCTGAAATTGATGATGAGTTTCCATTTTAA
- a CDS encoding cob(I)yrinic acid a,c-diamide adenosyltransferase, whose protein sequence is MENEKYVNITKVYTKRGDKGETDLLGGSAARKDSLKVESYGCVDEASSFIGVARYYCKNKVIKERLKEVQNKLLVLGGFLASDERGKEMMKDQIKEEDIKLLEKYIDEYNQKLPPLKYFILPGDEEVAAHFHVARTVVRRAERRIVSLTAQEPALNPLIQKYVNRLSDLMFVLARYSEEVENKK, encoded by the coding sequence ATGGAAAATGAAAAATATGTTAATATAACAAAAGTTTATACCAAAAGAGGAGATAAAGGAGAAACTGATTTACTAGGTGGTAGTGCAGCTAGAAAAGACAGCTTAAAAGTTGAATCTTATGGTTGTGTTGATGAGGCTTCCTCTTTTATTGGAGTTGCAAGATATTATTGTAAAAATAAAGTTATTAAAGAAAGATTAAAAGAAGTTCAAAATAAATTATTGGTTCTTGGTGGTTTCTTAGCTAGTGATGAAAGAGGAAAAGAAATGATGAAGGATCAAATTAAAGAAGAAGATATAAAATTGTTGGAAAAGTATATTGATGAATATAATCAAAAATTACCACCATTAAAATATTTTATATTGCCAGGTGATGAAGAAGTAGCTGCTCATTTTCATGTAGCTAGAACAGTTGTAAGAAGAGCAGAAAGAAGAATAGTTTCTCTTACAGCACAAGAACCAGCTTTAAATCCACTTATTCAAAAGTATGTAAATAGATTGTCTGACTTAATGTTTGTTTTAGCCAGATATTCAGAAGAGGTAGAAAATAAAAAATAA